The DNA window TTCCACTGATTCTAGTACAATAGAGAATTCAACGCGCTCACGAGGAACTAGTTTTTTAACAAAGGGCTCGTTTTTAGCCGTGTAAAAAACGTCTATTTCCTGTTTCTTTTGACTTGTAATGATCTTGATCCGGTCAGAAAGAACTTGCTTAATTTCGCCACTTATTTGCATTCAGCAAAATTGATACAAATTATATCAAATCGCCAAATATTTTCAGATATAATTTATAGCAAAATACGTTTTTCCTGATTTCACCGGTACTAAAAAGCCCATCCGAAGACAGGCTAAAAAACACAAATGTTTATTAAAAAAATTACATTGTACTTAAAGATATAGATAATACGTCAAAACGATCTATTATGATTACGATCATAAAAAAACTTAAAAACACGTAGTAATTTTGGAAGGGAAAACATCCCAATAATAATTTCATCATTTTTGCATAAGCTTCTCTCCAACGGGAAGCTTTTTAATATGAAACACTTTTTTTAGTTCATATATATTACTGGATAGGAGTCCTTCAATTGAAGGACTCTTTTTATTTAGTGTAAATTTTTATGAAGCTACCCTGTTTTATTTTCATCAGGTATTCTTTCCAACAACGTGTCCAATTTCTTTTGGACGTAAGCTCATCTCTCCAGTTAGCCGGTGATTTATTCAGGATGCTTTTTCATTGATTCTATTCTTATTATATCTCCTAATCCGGACAATTCCGGACAAAGGTTTCCTCTGGGAGACGCTATAGTAGCGGGCTTTGAATTCCATGGCATTTTTGTCGTGACAACTGCAAAGAGCAGTATTCACAAACAAAAAAAGCATTTTACACATGGAAAAACAAAAAAAGAAAAAGCTGTTAACGGGGATCATGCTCCTAGCAGCAGTAGTAACCTATGCGCAGGGAAATGGTTCTGCCGGGATCAACGAAGCCACCCAAATGGTCACTTCTTATTTTGATCCTGCCACTAAATTGATTTATGCCATTGGTGCGGTGGTGGGTCTCATCGGTGGAGTAAAGGTTTACAACAAATTCAGCAGCGGAGACCCCGATACTTCAAAGACTGCCGCGAGCTGGTTTGGAGCCTGTATCTTTTTGATCGTGGCGGCTACTATTCTAAGATCCTTTTTCCTTTAATATCCGGCGCCATGTCAGAGTTTAAAATTAATAAAGGAATCGGCAGAACGGTGGAGCTGTACGGACTGAAAGCCCAATACCTGTTTGTATTTGCAGGTGGGCTTTTAGCAGCACTCATACTGGTTATGGTACTCTATATGGCAGGACTATCTCCTTATGCCTGCATAGGTACTGGGGCTGTTAGCTGCACGCTGATTGTGTGGCAAACCTTCCGTCTGAATAAGAAGTACGGACAATATGGGGTGATGAAGTTAGCTGCCAGAAAAAAGCATCCCAAGTACATTCTCTCCCGCAAAGCTGTCTTCAGGTATTTTCACTCAACCCAAAAAAGTTAACCGCCATGAAAAACACGTCAAAATCAGCGACCCTGGAAAGCATGTTTCCGTTATTGGGTTTCGAGCAGGGATTTTTAATCTCTAAAGAGGCGGATGTTACTGCCTGTTTCAAGGTTCGCCTTCCAGAGATCTTTACGGTGGGGACGGAAGAGTATGAAACGATACATTCTACCTGGCATAAGGCTATTAAGACCCTCCCTGATTATACGGTGATCTGCAAACAGGATTGGTTTATCAAAGAAGATTATCAGCCTGAATTAGACCGAGAGGATCAAAGCTTTTTGGGACGCAGCTATCAATTGCATTTTAATGAGCGTCCTTTCCTGAA is part of the Chryseobacterium paludis genome and encodes:
- a CDS encoding DUF4134 domain-containing protein — encoded protein: MLLAAVVTYAQGNGSAGINEATQMVTSYFDPATKLIYAIGAVVGLIGGVKVYNKFSSGDPDTSKTAASWFGACIFLIVAATILRSFFL
- a CDS encoding DUF4133 domain-containing protein encodes the protein MSEFKINKGIGRTVELYGLKAQYLFVFAGGLLAALILVMVLYMAGLSPYACIGTGAVSCTLIVWQTFRLNKKYGQYGVMKLAARKKHPKYILSRKAVFRYFHSTQKS